The following is a genomic window from Ignavibacteria bacterium.
GCATATTCCTTAAAAATCTCCGGAAGTTGTATTCCTTCGTTAATCGGTTTTATTTGCAAACCAATGTATTTCTCTTTTATCCTTATAAAGAAGTCCACATTCAATAATCTATCCCACTCATCCGGTGCGGCTTCGATTTTTACTCCAAGAATTTTTTGAAGTTGTCCATAAACTGTTTGTATCTCAGTAACATAGCCATCGTACGTGCGGTCAATAACCAACTGTATCATATAATCAACACAATCTTGTTCGGTAATTTCCGCAACTTCCGATTGAATTACTTCGGTGATTTTCGTGTAAAGTTTTTTGCCGAGTTCGGCTATGTGTTCTTTAGGTCTTACATTTTTGAAATAATATTCTCTCCATTCGTCAACACTTTTTGGGGAGCATTTTCTAATTGATTCAGAAGTTGGTCCAACATTTCTTTTGAAATTAAGTTGGAAACGATTCATCGCCGAATTAAGAATCCACTCTTTAGCCATTACTGTATTGCGGCAGATTCAAAAATTTTCCTTTGTATTTGAAATCCATACTCGTATCAACGTGCGCCAAACCATTTTTGATTAAGTGTGCATTGAGAAATGTTTTATTTTCGAGGTAAAGATAGCAAAGCAAATTATTTTCTTTATCGTATTTCTTTGTGTCGAACTTTATGAAAACTTTTTTCCCTTTTGTTTTTTCTTCCAAGAATTTTGTCGCTTTACCATTAACAGTTTCATCTTCTTTCACGCCAATAAGTTTTACCGTTACATCGTTACTCAATTTTATTTTTTCAGAACTTAGTACTTCTTTCACGGTAAAAAACTCTTCTCTTTTTTTACTTCCATTTTTATCGAGCCGTGAACCAAACTGTAATTTTTTCGGGTCAACTTTGAACTCAAGTGCGTGCGGGTCTTTGAAAATGTATGGAAGTTTTTGGATTTCATTTTCAAAATCAATCGTTGTCTTTTGCGTTGAAAATTCAAACGAAGTTCCGTAAATATCTTTTTGATTCGCACTAAGTCTTTTCTTGATGATGGGAATGAATTCAGCATTGATTTCATAACCAAGAGAATTTCTTCCAAGATTTTTTGCCGCAAGATTTGTCGTACCGCTTCCGGTAAACGGGTCAAGCACTGTATCGCCAACGAAAGAAAACATTTTTATTAACCGTCTTGGTAATTCTTCGGGAAACATAGCAAGATGCTTGTCTTGTCGCACTCCTGCAAAATTCCAATGTCCGGTAAAAAAGGTATTCCATTCTTCCGCAGTCATTTTGGAAAGTTCTTTCTGTTCTTTCGTTGGTTTTGGAGCTTCGCCAAGTTTTTTGAAAATCAAAATGAACTCATAATCAATTTTCAAAATTCCGTTTCTCGGATACGGATACGAACCCATTTGTACTCCGCCGCCCGTTGTGTTCGACGTAGTAACTTTTTGCCAAATGATTGCACCC
Proteins encoded in this region:
- a CDS encoding MjaI family restriction endonuclease, which encodes MAKEWILNSAMNRFQLNFKRNVGPTSESIRKCSPKSVDEWREYYFKNVRPKEHIAELGKKLYTKITEVIQSEVAEITEQDCVDYMIQLVIDRTYDGYVTEIQTVYGQLQKILGVKIEAAPDEWDRLLNVDFFIRIKEKYIGLQIKPINEGIQLPEIFKEYALQEKTHQKFAEVFGGKVFYLFSAKVGDKKEIQNKDVIDDIKAEIKRIEQL
- a CDS encoding site-specific DNA-methyltransferase, which codes for MTELQNNSVHLVITSPPYWQLKDYGTKEQIGFHDSYENYINNLNLVWKECYRVLHNGCRLCVNIGDQFARSVYYGRYKVIPIREEIIKFCENVGFDYMGAIIWQKVTTSNTTGGGVQMGSYPYPRNGILKIDYEFILIFKKLGEAPKPTKEQKELSKMTAEEWNTFFTGHWNFAGVRQDKHLAMFPEELPRRLIKMFSFVGDTVLDPFTGSGTTNLAAKNLGRNSLGYEINAEFIPIIKKRLSANQKDIYGTSFEFSTQKTTIDFENEIQKLPYIFKDPHALEFKVDPKKLQFGSRLDKNGSKKREEFFTVKEVLSSEKIKLSNDVTVKLIGVKEDETVNGKATKFLEEKTKGKKVFIKFDTKKYDKENNLLCYLYLENKTFLNAHLIKNGLAHVDTSMDFKYKGKFLNLPQYSNG